The following are encoded in a window of Sphingobium sp. AP49 genomic DNA:
- a CDS encoding SCO family protein, with protein MAGDTMNKALISLALPLLALLTACNMGAGTNASSGESEQGNLVGARIGAPFTLTDQDGKTVHWDDYKGRYRIVYFGYTYCPDVCPVDLQRIMQAFSAFEKAAPARAAKVQPIFISVDPKRDTPAVLKTYVAAFHPRLVGLTGTPEQIAKVAKDFVVLYNAEKPEGASDYLVSHSRTPYLFGPDGKPIALVPVDDPGTPDVDEGAPDIVRAFLEKWVK; from the coding sequence ATGGCAGGCGACACCATGAACAAAGCGCTGATCTCGCTCGCCCTGCCGCTTCTGGCCTTGCTGACGGCTTGCAATATGGGGGCTGGCACAAACGCATCAAGCGGTGAAAGCGAACAGGGCAATCTGGTCGGTGCGCGGATTGGCGCCCCCTTCACCCTGACCGATCAGGACGGCAAGACCGTCCATTGGGACGATTATAAGGGCCGCTATCGGATCGTCTATTTCGGCTACACCTATTGCCCGGACGTCTGCCCGGTCGATCTGCAGCGGATCATGCAGGCGTTCAGTGCTTTCGAGAAGGCAGCGCCTGCCCGCGCCGCCAAGGTGCAGCCGATCTTCATCAGTGTGGACCCCAAGCGGGACACGCCGGCGGTGCTGAAAACCTATGTCGCGGCCTTCCACCCGCGCCTCGTCGGCCTGACCGGCACGCCCGAGCAGATCGCAAAGGTGGCCAAGGACTTTGTCGTGCTCTACAATGCGGAAAAGCCGGAGGGGGCGAGCGACTATCTGGTCAGCCACAGCCGCACGCCCTATCTGTTCGGGCCGGACGGCAAGCCGATCGCGCTGGTGCCGGTGGATGATCCGGGCACGCCGGACGTGGACGAGGGCGCACCCGATATCGTGCGCGCCTTTCTCGAAAAATGGGTCAAGTGA
- a CDS encoding pyruvate, water dikinase regulatory protein, translated as MSRIHLHLLSDSTGETLENIAKAAIGLFENVDAIRHFWPMVRSDVHLDRIMEEISANPGLVLFTLTNHQLRRRLETRCRALGLPHVAALDSVTDALSNILGQETRNRPGRKHILDEAYFARIEAIQFTIAHDDGVGHENWEEADIVLAGVSRASKTPTSIYLANRGYKTANIPLVPESPPPRSLYGLKHPMVVGLTISPERLIQIRRNRLLSLNQAPETAYVDNDKVQEELAFARRMFADNGWPVIDMTRRSIEEAAAAIINLFNDHALAEGNEP; from the coding sequence GTGTCACGCATCCATCTTCACCTGCTTTCGGACTCCACCGGTGAAACGCTGGAGAATATCGCCAAGGCGGCGATCGGCCTGTTCGAGAATGTCGATGCGATCCGCCATTTCTGGCCAATGGTTCGATCCGATGTCCATCTCGACCGGATCATGGAGGAGATATCGGCCAATCCGGGTCTGGTGCTGTTCACGCTGACCAATCATCAATTGCGACGGCGGCTGGAAACGCGTTGCCGGGCGCTGGGCCTGCCCCATGTCGCAGCCCTCGACAGTGTAACCGATGCGCTGTCCAACATATTGGGCCAGGAGACGCGGAACCGGCCCGGGCGCAAACATATATTGGACGAGGCCTATTTCGCCCGGATCGAGGCGATCCAATTCACTATCGCCCATGATGATGGCGTTGGGCATGAGAATTGGGAGGAGGCCGATATCGTGCTGGCAGGCGTGTCGCGCGCATCGAAGACACCGACCTCCATCTATCTTGCCAATCGCGGCTACAAGACGGCGAATATCCCGCTCGTGCCGGAATCGCCGCCCCCACGCAGTCTTTATGGCCTGAAGCATCCGATGGTGGTGGGCCTCACCATCAGCCCCGAGCGGTTGATCCAGATAAGGCGCAACCGGCTATTGTCGCTGAATCAGGCACCCGAGACCGCCTATGTGGATAACGACAAAGTGCAGGAGGAACTGGCTTTTGCCCGGCGCATGTTCGCCGATAATGGCTGGCCGGTGATCGACATGACCCGCCGTTCGATCGAGGAGGCGGCAGCGGCGATCATCAACCTGTTCAACGACCATGCACTTGCAGAAGGAAATGAACCATGA
- a CDS encoding ankyrin repeat domain-containing protein, giving the protein MKTGLSTWLFLARPAAITLALMAPIAAQAQFSDNYNFLKAVKDADGQKATDLLQKPGSTVVNSRDVNSGETALHIVIARRDNSWLTFMLAKGANPNLADNNGTTPLLLAVQNRFEEGVRTLLTHNAQVDKTNGSGETPLIRAVQLRDIGIVRLLVAQGANPDKRDTIAGMSARDYAQRDNRTPGLIDALDSAKASSAAPKGPVQGPVF; this is encoded by the coding sequence ATGAAGACTGGACTTTCCACCTGGCTGTTTCTGGCGCGGCCTGCCGCGATCACCCTGGCGTTGATGGCGCCCATCGCCGCCCAGGCCCAGTTTTCCGACAATTACAACTTCCTCAAGGCCGTGAAGGATGCCGATGGGCAGAAGGCCACCGACTTGCTGCAAAAGCCCGGATCAACGGTGGTGAACAGCCGTGACGTCAATAGCGGCGAAACCGCACTGCACATCGTCATTGCCCGGCGCGACAATAGCTGGCTGACCTTCATGCTGGCCAAGGGCGCCAATCCGAACCTCGCCGACAATAATGGCACCACGCCATTGTTGCTTGCGGTGCAGAACCGGTTCGAGGAAGGGGTCCGGACGCTGCTGACCCATAATGCCCAGGTCGACAAGACCAATGGCAGCGGCGAAACCCCGCTGATTCGTGCGGTGCAGCTGCGCGACATCGGCATCGTCCGCCTGCTTGTGGCGCAGGGTGCCAATCCCGACAAGCGCGATACCATCGCGGGCATGTCCGCCCGCGATTATGCCCAACGCGACAACCGCACCCCAGGCCTGATCGACGCCCTCGATTCCGCCAAGGCCAGCAGTGCAGCGCCCAAGGGTCCGGTCCAAGGCCCGGTTTTCTGA
- the hemE gene encoding uroporphyrinogen decarboxylase, giving the protein MTGPDAHAGAVSAKPLLSVLRGAVPPIPPMWLMRQAGRYLPEYRALRADKGGFLELVYDSAAAAEVTLQPLRRFGFDGAILFSDILIVPYAMGQDLWFEAGEGPRLAPILADTDLSTLKPDFSRYEAVYETVRQVKAALDPSVTFLGFAGSPWTIATYMVAGQGSKDQGAARRMAYQQPDRFAALIDAIVDATVIYLSGQIEAGVEAVQLFDSWAGSLAPLQFERWVIEPNAAIVRKLKALHPDIPVIGFPKGAGAKLPAYAIGTGVDAVGVDETVDPHWANQALPAGLPVQGNLDPLALIAGGQAVEQAVDNIRAAFAGRPHIFNLGHGILPDTPIAHVEALIAHVRGTEAL; this is encoded by the coding sequence ATGACGGGTCCCGACGCTCACGCCGGCGCAGTCAGCGCCAAACCGCTCCTCTCCGTATTGCGCGGCGCGGTGCCGCCGATCCCACCCATGTGGCTCATGCGCCAGGCCGGCCGCTATCTGCCCGAATATCGCGCACTCAGGGCGGACAAGGGCGGCTTCCTGGAACTGGTCTATGACAGTGCTGCAGCGGCAGAGGTCACGCTCCAGCCACTGCGCCGTTTCGGCTTCGACGGCGCCATCCTCTTTTCCGACATATTGATCGTCCCCTATGCGATGGGACAGGATCTCTGGTTCGAGGCCGGCGAAGGCCCGCGCCTCGCCCCGATCCTGGCGGACACCGATCTGTCGACGCTGAAACCCGATTTCAGCCGCTATGAGGCCGTGTATGAAACGGTGCGGCAGGTGAAGGCCGCGCTGGACCCGTCGGTGACCTTCCTGGGCTTTGCAGGCAGTCCCTGGACGATCGCCACCTATATGGTCGCAGGTCAGGGCAGCAAGGATCAGGGCGCTGCGCGTCGTATGGCGTATCAACAGCCCGATCGCTTCGCCGCGCTGATCGACGCCATCGTCGATGCGACCGTCATCTATCTCTCCGGCCAGATCGAGGCCGGCGTGGAAGCGGTACAGTTGTTCGACAGTTGGGCCGGCAGCCTCGCCCCGCTCCAGTTCGAGCGCTGGGTGATCGAGCCCAATGCCGCCATCGTCCGCAAGCTGAAGGCGCTTCACCCCGACATTCCGGTAATCGGCTTTCCCAAGGGCGCCGGCGCGAAACTGCCCGCCTATGCGATCGGTACTGGCGTCGATGCGGTCGGTGTGGATGAAACCGTCGACCCGCACTGGGCGAACCAGGCGCTGCCCGCTGGGCTTCCGGTGCAGGGCAATCTCGATCCGCTGGCCCTGATTGCGGGCGGTCAGGCGGTGGAACAGGCTGTGGATAATATTCGCGCCGCCTTTGCCGGCCGGCCCCATATCTTCAATCTGGGCCATGGCATATTGCCCGACACGCCGATCGCGCATGTCGAGGCGTTGATCGCGCATGTACGCGGAACGGAGGCCCTCTGA
- a CDS encoding MmcB family DNA repair protein — protein MTTPEADSCSPLTDGTALAVARGTLRLFHRHDMNGILEVPLPNGRRADIMAIDSAGRLTIVEIKCSRADLLGDMKWPDYFDYCDRYFWAVPSGFDTGLFDSEALWPTRTGLIVADQYDAELVRAAPVEPLAAARRKAEVLRFARRAARRLSALADPDYAAELGW, from the coding sequence ATGACCACTCCCGAAGCCGATAGCTGTTCACCACTGACCGACGGAACCGCGCTGGCGGTTGCGCGCGGTACGCTGCGCCTGTTCCATCGCCACGATATGAACGGCATATTGGAAGTGCCGCTGCCCAATGGACGGCGTGCCGACATCATGGCGATCGACAGCGCCGGACGCCTGACCATCGTCGAGATCAAGTGTAGCCGTGCTGACTTGCTGGGCGATATGAAATGGCCGGATTATTTCGATTATTGCGACCGCTATTTCTGGGCGGTACCTTCGGGCTTCGATACCGGTCTTTTCGATAGCGAGGCGTTGTGGCCGACGCGCACGGGCCTGATCGTCGCTGATCAATATGATGCCGAACTGGTGCGCGCGGCACCAGTTGAGCCGCTGGCAGCGGCCCGACGCAAGGCGGAAGTGCTACGGTTCGCTCGTCGTGCAGCACGTCGCCTGTCGGCATTGGCGGATCCGGATTATGCGGCCGAACTGGGCTGGTAA
- a CDS encoding cell wall hydrolase yields the protein MSFRLKAAIIAAFTLSAAAAVTASDMSSASEASLSTVSLPETAALTSAPAAGNTPAVIFAAPQEVAQSLQSGPKAGSNFSTDIEPKAETLAALVDAQGAPEDVDGDMKCLAGAVYFESKGETLEGQLAVARVIINRAKSGRFASSLCGVVYQPSQFSFVRGHGMPPINIASTAWREAVAIAQIAADDSWDSQAEGALFFHARRVSPGWGKTKLASIDNHVFYR from the coding sequence ATGAGTTTTCGTTTGAAGGCCGCGATCATCGCGGCATTTACGCTGTCGGCCGCTGCGGCTGTTACGGCGTCGGACATGTCGAGCGCCAGCGAGGCCTCCCTGTCCACGGTTTCCCTTCCGGAAACCGCCGCGCTGACTAGCGCACCCGCGGCCGGCAACACGCCCGCCGTTATATTTGCTGCGCCGCAGGAAGTCGCGCAGTCGCTGCAATCCGGCCCGAAGGCTGGCAGCAATTTTTCGACCGATATCGAGCCCAAGGCCGAGACCCTGGCAGCCCTGGTTGATGCGCAAGGCGCTCCCGAGGATGTCGATGGCGACATGAAGTGCCTGGCTGGTGCGGTCTATTTCGAATCCAAGGGTGAAACGCTGGAAGGCCAGCTGGCCGTCGCCCGCGTGATCATCAATCGCGCCAAGTCTGGCCGTTTTGCCAGCAGCCTGTGCGGCGTCGTCTATCAGCCAAGCCAGTTCAGCTTCGTGCGCGGCCATGGCATGCCGCCGATCAACATCGCCAGCACTGCCTGGCGGGAAGCGGTTGCGATCGCCCAGATCGCCGCCGACGATAGCTGGGACAGCCAGGCCGAAGGGGCATTGTTCTTCCACGCTCGTCGCGTGTCGCCGGGCTGGGGCAAGACCAAGCTGGCGTCGATCGACAATCACGTCTTCTATCGCTGA
- the raiA gene encoding ribosome-associated translation inhibitor RaiA — MDIRISGHQVETGEALKQHVSDRLEAIAEKYFSRTISAQVTFRPAPHGAFHCDIVCHVMTGLILKGAGEAQEAHPAFDQASDRIEKQLRRYMRRLKDRSIQAAAAEAQRANGYSVDDIDGAGYTIFAASVDEEEAADAPLIVAETRVDIPEASVSDAVMMLDLRNTNALLFLNAGTAAYNMVYRRQDGTIGWVEPRG, encoded by the coding sequence ATGGATATTCGTATTTCCGGGCACCAGGTTGAGACGGGCGAGGCGCTCAAGCAGCACGTCAGCGACCGGCTGGAAGCGATAGCCGAGAAATATTTCTCCCGCACGATTTCCGCCCAGGTCACGTTTCGCCCGGCCCCGCATGGCGCCTTCCATTGCGACATCGTCTGCCATGTGATGACCGGCCTGATCCTGAAAGGGGCGGGTGAAGCACAGGAGGCGCATCCTGCCTTCGACCAGGCATCGGACCGGATCGAGAAGCAGCTGCGCCGTTACATGCGCCGCCTGAAGGATCGCAGCATCCAGGCCGCCGCAGCCGAAGCACAACGCGCCAATGGCTATAGCGTCGACGATATCGATGGTGCGGGCTACACCATCTTTGCCGCCAGCGTCGACGAGGAGGAAGCCGCCGACGCGCCGCTGATCGTGGCGGAAACGCGGGTCGACATTCCCGAAGCCAGCGTGTCCGACGCGGTGATGATGCTGGACCTGCGCAACACCAATGCCCTGCTGTTCCTCAACGCGGGGACGGCGGCTTATAACATGGTCTATCGTCGCCAGGACGGCACGATCGGCTGGGTCGAACCGCGCGGCTGA
- a CDS encoding DUF1491 family protein, whose protein sequence is MAEDMPAARLTSALLVGALVKRVSAAGGFAMVLAKGDETSGIILVQIMEKGRETGIFERVSNFRGGYALMRCGPPAQEGAEAFAAYAERRRRSDPDLWLVELDIADAERFAAETIC, encoded by the coding sequence ATGGCTGAGGATATGCCTGCCGCGCGGCTGACCAGTGCGCTGCTGGTCGGCGCGCTGGTGAAGCGGGTCAGTGCGGCCGGCGGCTTTGCCATGGTGCTGGCAAAAGGCGATGAAACGAGCGGTATCATTCTGGTCCAGATAATGGAAAAAGGGCGGGAAACCGGAATTTTCGAGCGGGTATCGAACTTTCGTGGTGGTTACGCATTGATGCGCTGTGGCCCCCCGGCACAAGAGGGGGCGGAAGCGTTCGCAGCCTATGCCGAACGCCGACGCAGGTCGGATCCCGACCTGTGGTTGGTTGAACTCGACATCGCAGATGCGGAACGGTTCGCCGCTGAAACGATCTGCTGA
- the coaE gene encoding dephospho-CoA kinase (Dephospho-CoA kinase (CoaE) performs the final step in coenzyme A biosynthesis.) codes for MKIYGLTGSIGMGKSAVAAMFRREGVPVFDADAEVHRLQGPGGRLIPAIEARFPGTTGPKGVDRAKLGAAVFGHPAELKALEAIVHPAVGESRRRFLKRHRSRQFVILDVPLLFETGGHRRMAGIIVVSAPAWKQRRRVLARPGMTVAKFQRILHLQVPDAEKRMRADYIINTGTTFAATRAQVRRLVACLGARTGR; via the coding sequence GTGAAGATCTACGGCCTCACCGGTTCGATCGGCATGGGCAAGTCGGCGGTTGCGGCGATGTTTCGTCGCGAGGGCGTGCCCGTGTTTGATGCCGATGCCGAGGTGCATCGGTTGCAGGGGCCGGGCGGTCGGTTGATCCCGGCGATCGAGGCGCGCTTTCCCGGCACCACCGGGCCGAAGGGCGTCGACCGGGCCAAGCTGGGCGCGGCGGTGTTCGGTCATCCCGCCGAACTCAAGGCGCTGGAGGCGATCGTCCATCCGGCCGTGGGCGAGTCGCGCCGGCGATTCCTCAAACGCCATCGGTCGCGCCAATTCGTGATTCTGGACGTGCCCTTGCTGTTCGAGACGGGCGGGCATCGGCGCATGGCGGGCATCATCGTGGTCAGTGCGCCAGCCTGGAAGCAGCGGCGGCGGGTGCTGGCCCGGCCGGGCATGACGGTGGCAAAATTTCAAAGAATCCTGCACTTGCAGGTGCCCGATGCTGAAAAGCGGATGCGGGCAGACTATATCATCAACACGGGTACGACATTTGCCGCAACCCGGGCACAGGTCAGGCGTCTGGTCGCTTGCCTTGGCGCCCGGACAGGCAGATAA
- a CDS encoding SprT family zinc-dependent metalloprotease: MSTESCDAAILIDGVAMPVRVRRSARARAYKLTIDGLRGELRLSLPARANLKRALGWAQGHEDWVRAQMAVTPAVTLLGDGATFPLEGREVRICWIAGATRTIRLEGDRLILGGAAESVGARVLRWLRTRAKAVLEAETLAMAQDHGLIVASVGTGDTRSRWGSCTSSGAIRYSWRLILAPAWVRRSTVAHELAHLLHMDHSPAFHAAHARIYGEDPRPARVWLKAHGAGLHRYQA, translated from the coding sequence TTGTCGACCGAGAGCTGTGACGCGGCAATCCTGATCGATGGCGTGGCCATGCCGGTGCGGGTGCGCCGGTCGGCCCGGGCGCGCGCCTACAAGCTGACCATTGATGGACTGCGCGGCGAATTGCGCCTGTCGCTGCCGGCGCGGGCGAACCTCAAGCGTGCGCTGGGCTGGGCACAGGGGCATGAGGATTGGGTCCGGGCGCAGATGGCGGTGACGCCGGCGGTGACGCTGCTGGGTGACGGCGCGACCTTTCCGCTGGAGGGGCGCGAGGTGCGCATCTGCTGGATTGCAGGCGCGACCCGCACGATCCGACTGGAGGGCGACCGGCTGATCCTGGGCGGGGCGGCGGAATCGGTCGGCGCGCGGGTGCTGCGCTGGCTCAGGACCCGGGCGAAGGCGGTGCTGGAGGCGGAGACGCTGGCGATGGCGCAGGATCACGGCCTGATCGTCGCCTCGGTGGGTACGGGCGACACGCGCAGCCGCTGGGGCAGTTGCACTTCGAGCGGGGCGATCCGCTATAGCTGGCGGCTGATCCTGGCGCCCGCCTGGGTGCGGCGATCGACCGTGGCGCATGAACTGGCGCATCTGCTGCACATGGACCATAGCCCGGCCTTTCACGCCGCCCATGCCCGCATCTATGGCGAGGATCCGCGCCCGGCGCGGGTCTGGCTGAAGGCGCATGGGGCGGGCCTGCACCGTTATCAGGCCTGA
- a CDS encoding PaaI family thioesterase, which produces MPCWPVARHVTRPEPISLASGEAAHFRALENLYNSAPINDLFRSTLNVPEPGRSIIDFEVDERLFHAAGAVHGTVYFKMLDDAAFYAANSLVSDRFLLTTAFNLLFTRPIGPGRLRAEGRWISGKRRVYVAEASILDSDGEEVGRGTGTFMRSQIPLSSLSGYHG; this is translated from the coding sequence ATGCCCTGCTGGCCGGTGGCGAGGCACGTGACGCGGCCTGAGCCGATATCCCTCGCCAGTGGCGAGGCGGCGCATTTCCGTGCTCTGGAGAATCTCTACAATAGCGCGCCGATCAACGATCTTTTCCGGTCGACCCTGAACGTCCCCGAGCCCGGCCGATCGATCATCGATTTCGAGGTCGATGAGCGACTGTTCCACGCTGCCGGCGCGGTGCATGGCACGGTCTATTTCAAGATGCTGGACGATGCGGCCTTCTATGCCGCCAACAGTCTGGTCAGCGATCGTTTCCTGCTGACCACGGCCTTCAACCTGCTGTTTACCCGACCGATCGGGCCGGGCAGGCTTCGTGCCGAGGGGCGCTGGATCAGCGGCAAGCGTCGCGTTTATGTGGCCGAGGCCAGCATCCTCGATTCGGACGGTGAAGAGGTGGGCCGGGGCACCGGCACCTTCATGCGGTCGCAGATTCCGCTGTCATCGCTATCGGGATATCATGGCTGA
- the aroE gene encoding shikimate dehydrogenase produces MTDKLPYAEVIGDPISHSKSPLIHNFWLQALDIEAEYKKTHVTPEGLSAYFLTRRADPDWLGCNVTIPHKIAVMDYTDDPGGVRERIGAMNTIASETSGPLIGTNTDAGGFLQPLLRDKWKGSSAVLIGTGGAARAILFALTSLGVPDITIMARDPAKGQALLDRAGVKGAVIAMADPLPAADLLVNSTSLGMVGQPPLDLDLSSLPTSATVYDIVYAPLETGLLKAARDRGLKTLDGLEMLIGQAALAFDIFFDAEAPRELDAELRALLLAAD; encoded by the coding sequence ATGACCGACAAGCTTCCCTATGCCGAGGTGATCGGCGATCCGATCAGCCACAGCAAATCGCCGCTCATTCACAATTTCTGGCTGCAGGCGCTGGATATCGAGGCGGAATATAAGAAGACTCATGTGACGCCCGAAGGACTGTCCGCCTATTTCCTAACACGCCGGGCCGATCCCGACTGGCTGGGCTGCAATGTCACCATCCCGCACAAGATCGCGGTGATGGACTATACCGACGATCCGGGCGGCGTGCGTGAACGGATCGGGGCGATGAACACCATCGCCAGTGAGACAAGCGGACCGCTGATCGGCACCAATACCGATGCCGGCGGCTTCCTGCAGCCGCTGCTGCGCGACAAGTGGAAGGGCAGCAGTGCGGTGCTGATCGGCACGGGCGGGGCGGCGCGGGCGATCCTGTTTGCGCTCACCAGCCTGGGCGTCCCAGACATCACCATCATGGCGCGCGATCCGGCCAAGGGGCAGGCGCTGCTCGACCGGGCCGGGGTGAAGGGCGCGGTGATTGCCATGGCCGACCCGCTGCCGGCCGCCGACCTGCTGGTCAACAGCACGTCGCTGGGCATGGTCGGCCAGCCGCCACTGGATCTGGACCTGTCGTCGCTGCCGACCAGCGCGACCGTCTATGACATCGTCTATGCGCCGCTGGAGACCGGGCTGCTGAAGGCGGCGCGCGACCGGGGCCTCAAGACGCTGGATGGGCTGGAAATGCTGATCGGCCAGGCGGCGCTGGCATTCGACATCTTCTTCGACGCTGAGGCACCACGCGAACTGGATGCGGAACTGCGCGCGCTGCTGCTGGCGGCGGACTGA
- a CDS encoding nucleoside triphosphate pyrophosphatase yields the protein MIVLASQSASRRAMLSAAGVPFEALSPGVDEEAAKESLRADGHDGRALADALAELKALKVSRRVPGALVLGCDQTLTLDDGTMIDKAVDKADAARILRLLSGRVHHLHSAAVIVLNNDPIWRHVERVRMTVRPLSDGFIDSYLEGDWDECQWCVGCYRIEGPGAQLFAKVEGSQFGIQGLPLLPLLDFLRIRGVLAS from the coding sequence ATGATCGTTCTGGCCTCGCAGAGCGCCAGCCGGCGCGCCATGTTGAGCGCGGCAGGGGTGCCGTTCGAGGCGTTGTCGCCCGGTGTGGATGAAGAGGCCGCCAAGGAATCGCTGCGCGCCGACGGCCATGATGGGCGCGCGCTGGCCGATGCGCTGGCCGAACTGAAGGCGCTGAAGGTGTCGCGCCGGGTGCCGGGCGCACTGGTGCTGGGCTGCGACCAGACCCTGACTCTGGACGACGGGACGATGATCGACAAGGCGGTCGACAAGGCGGATGCCGCGCGCATCCTGCGCCTGCTGTCGGGCCGGGTCCATCATCTCCATAGCGCGGCGGTGATCGTGCTCAACAATGACCCGATCTGGCGCCATGTCGAACGGGTGCGGATGACGGTGCGGCCGCTGTCCGACGGATTCATCGACTCCTATCTGGAGGGCGACTGGGACGAATGCCAATGGTGCGTCGGTTGCTACCGGATCGAGGGGCCGGGCGCGCAACTGTTCGCCAAGGTGGAAGGCAGCCAGTTCGGCATCCAGGGCCTGCCGCTGCTGCCGTTGCTTGACTTCCTGCGCATAAGGGGCGTTCTGGCGTCATGA
- the dnaQ gene encoding DNA polymerase III subunit epsilon yields MREIIFDTETTGFDPASGDRLVEIGCIELINRVPTGRTFHAYYNPQRDMPSAAEAVHGLSSQFLSDKPLFREGVAELMDFLEDSPLVAHNARFDFGFLNHELKLCARDGVSMDRMIDTVAIARTLHPGAKHSLDALCTRYGIDRSHRVKHGALLDAELLAQLYVELTGGRQIGLGLAQEEEKEIVRAELTETAVVRPVRPARVFTASAEELERHAAFVAKLDKPLWLEEAPPA; encoded by the coding sequence ATGCGCGAGATCATTTTCGACACCGAAACGACAGGATTTGATCCGGCATCCGGCGATCGGCTGGTCGAAATCGGGTGCATAGAACTTATCAATCGCGTGCCGACCGGCCGCACCTTCCATGCCTATTATAATCCACAGCGCGACATGCCTTCCGCCGCCGAGGCGGTGCATGGCCTGTCGAGCCAGTTCCTGTCGGACAAGCCGCTGTTCCGCGAGGGCGTGGCCGAATTGATGGATTTCCTGGAGGACAGCCCGCTGGTCGCGCACAACGCGCGCTTCGACTTCGGATTCCTCAATCATGAGTTGAAGCTGTGCGCGCGCGACGGCGTGTCGATGGATCGGATGATCGACACGGTCGCGATCGCCCGCACCCTGCATCCCGGCGCCAAGCACAGCCTGGACGCGCTTTGCACCCGCTATGGCATCGATCGCAGTCATCGCGTCAAGCATGGCGCACTGCTCGACGCCGAACTGCTGGCGCAGCTCTATGTCGAATTGACCGGCGGCCGTCAGATCGGCCTGGGTCTTGCACAGGAGGAAGAGAAAGAGATCGTCAGGGCGGAACTGACGGAAACCGCCGTTGTTCGCCCTGTTCGTCCTGCGCGCGTCTTCACGGCGAGCGCGGAGGAGCTGGAGAGGCATGCCGCTTTCGTCGCAAAGCTGGACAAGCCGCTCTGGCTTGAAGAGGCACCGCCGGCCTGA
- a CDS encoding YcgN family cysteine cluster protein, translated as MDFWDKPLDKLNRAEWEALCDGCGKCCLHKAEDEDTGRIYPTNVACRLLDRHSGQCTNYPERRRFVPDCVRLTPAKVKQISWLPRTCAYRLREAGLPLPEWHYLVCGDREAVHRAKESVRGWTVAEADAGDWEHHLVDREL; from the coding sequence TTGGACTTCTGGGACAAGCCCCTCGACAAGCTGAACCGCGCCGAATGGGAAGCGCTGTGCGACGGTTGCGGCAAATGCTGCCTGCACAAGGCGGAAGATGAGGACACGGGCCGCATCTATCCGACGAATGTCGCCTGCCGCCTGCTCGACCGGCATAGCGGCCAATGCACCAACTATCCCGAGCGGCGGCGCTTCGTGCCCGATTGCGTGCGGCTGACCCCGGCCAAGGTGAAGCAGATCAGCTGGCTGCCGCGCACCTGCGCCTATCGGCTGCGCGAGGCGGGGCTGCCGCTGCCCGAATGGCATTATCTGGTCTGTGGCGATCGCGAGGCGGTGCATCGGGCCAAGGAATCCGTGCGCGGCTGGACCGTGGCGGAGGCGGATGCGGGTGATTGGGAACATCATCTTGTCGACCGAGAGCTGTGA
- a CDS encoding PTS sugar transporter subunit IIA: MVHFNDIVSPEALATDISVNGKKMLFQKVAALAATAYGLDADAVADALLERERLGSTGFGGGVAIPHAKLAGLDRMCGVVVLLNPPAPFDAVDDAPVDVVFALLSPQDSGAEHLKTLARVSRYLRDETHVARLRGAKSAEALHALLAGGEARDAA, encoded by the coding sequence ATGGTGCATTTCAACGATATTGTCTCACCGGAGGCCCTGGCCACCGATATCTCTGTTAATGGCAAGAAGATGCTGTTCCAGAAGGTCGCGGCATTGGCCGCCACGGCCTATGGTTTGGACGCGGACGCGGTGGCGGACGCGCTGCTGGAACGTGAACGACTGGGTTCGACCGGTTTTGGCGGTGGTGTGGCCATCCCCCATGCCAAGCTGGCCGGTCTCGATCGTATGTGCGGCGTGGTGGTGTTGCTGAACCCACCGGCCCCGTTTGATGCAGTGGATGATGCACCCGTCGATGTCGTTTTCGCGCTGCTGTCACCACAGGACAGCGGCGCCGAGCATCTGAAGACGCTGGCGCGCGTGTCCCGTTATCTGCGCGACGAGACCCATGTGGCTCGCCTTCGTGGAGCAAAGTCGGCGGAGGCGCTGCATGCCCTGCTGGCCGGTGGCGAGGCACGTGACGCGGCCTGA